From the Sphingomonas aliaeris genome, one window contains:
- a CDS encoding HlyD family secretion protein yields the protein MDAVTTEMPAGARPSRLASPRTLAASGVAILVAVGGALWFTAAPSSETTDDAYVAADATSVAPKIRGLVAEVFVRDNQLVKAGQKIARIDPEEFDARVQQSEAAIADAEAGVAAARAALVSLDAEQRLATAQTAAARTAIRSADAQSVRAVADRRRFDALVAGGAVARRDADTYAAAAVTAEQDAARARALLAVSGETAGVTRAKRAGLLAAVQTAQAKVAQARAAHDLAVQDRRHTVILAPVAGTIGNRQVRVGDYVQPGTRLLTLVPLHALYVTANFKETQTARMRPGQPVSIDADALPGRELKGVVDSLAPRFGIQFLFIAVRTGHRQLHQDRAARRRAHPLRSEPAGRGPPSSRPVRHSPGRSRRTLTSSVRPRRPVPLCQPARRGGGRRRRICLAKSSDLHLRRQVRRPKIREVGPQNPENRIIHYQMLMYVRGHKLGIDTAFLPIMTAKTVACRRFRGRAAAGLFQFGAMGTT from the coding sequence ATGGATGCTGTGACGACGGAAATGCCGGCCGGTGCGCGCCCATCGCGCCTCGCGTCGCCGCGCACGCTGGCTGCGTCCGGCGTCGCGATCCTCGTCGCGGTCGGCGGCGCACTGTGGTTCACTGCCGCCCCAAGCAGCGAGACGACCGACGATGCCTATGTCGCGGCCGATGCCACATCGGTCGCCCCGAAAATCCGCGGGCTCGTCGCCGAAGTGTTCGTCCGGGACAATCAGCTCGTGAAGGCGGGACAGAAGATCGCACGGATCGACCCCGAGGAATTCGACGCGCGCGTCCAGCAATCCGAAGCGGCGATCGCCGATGCCGAGGCTGGCGTCGCCGCCGCGCGTGCCGCTCTCGTCAGCCTGGATGCGGAGCAACGGCTCGCCACGGCGCAGACCGCCGCCGCCCGCACCGCGATACGATCGGCCGATGCGCAGTCCGTCCGCGCCGTCGCCGATCGCCGTCGCTTCGATGCACTGGTCGCAGGGGGTGCGGTTGCCCGCCGCGATGCCGATACCTATGCCGCCGCGGCCGTCACCGCCGAACAGGATGCGGCGCGCGCACGGGCGTTGCTCGCGGTCTCGGGCGAGACGGCGGGGGTCACGCGCGCGAAGCGGGCCGGGCTGCTTGCCGCGGTGCAGACCGCCCAGGCGAAGGTCGCGCAGGCGCGGGCCGCGCACGATCTGGCGGTGCAGGATCGGCGCCATACCGTGATCCTGGCGCCCGTCGCCGGCACGATAGGCAACCGGCAGGTCCGCGTCGGCGACTATGTGCAGCCCGGCACGCGCCTGCTGACGCTGGTCCCGCTGCACGCGCTGTATGTGACCGCGAACTTCAAGGAGACGCAAACCGCACGGATGCGGCCGGGCCAGCCCGTCTCGATCGATGCGGACGCCTTGCCGGGCCGCGAACTTAAGGGCGTCGTCGACAGCCTGGCCCCCCGGTTCGGGATCCAGTTTCTCTTTATTGCCGTTCGAACCGGGCACCGGCAACTTCACCAAGATCGTGCAGCGCGTCGGCGTGCGCATCCGCTTCGATCCGAACCAGCCGGACGTGGACCGCCTTCGTCCCGGCCTGTCCGTCACAGCCCGGGTCGGTCTCGACGGACACTGACCTCTTCTGTCCGGCCGCGAAGACCCGTACCCCTGTGCCAGCCCGCGCGGCGCGGCGGCGGGCGTCGACGCCGCATATGCCTTGCGAAAAGCAGTGACTTGCACCTTCGCCGCCAGGTTCGGCGCCCGAAAATCAGAGAAGTCGGTCCACAAAACCCCGAAAATCGCATTATTCACTATCAAATGCTAATGTATGTTAGAGGACATAAGTTAGGTATAGACACCGCTTTCCTGCCGATTATGACAGCAAAAACAGTCGCATGCCGCCGCTTCCGAGGTCGTGCCGCGGCTGGGCTATTTCAGTTCGGAGCTATGGGTACGACTTGA
- a CDS encoding Crp/Fnr family transcriptional regulator — MRDRTHHIDLLLRKLALLERLDDQEQAAIAGLPFELENVPAHRMLIREGSQVTHCSLLVRGFACRHKMARTGKRQIVAFHMAGDMMDLQHALLSRADHNLQMITDGTVGTVPIKAMKAVCRDFPRIAEAFAKDALIDASIFREWVLNVGGRDAKTRVAHMLCEFVARREAMGISPVEAMRLPMTQEQIGDATGLTAVHVNRMLRLLSEEGAFRHEGRELVISDWPMLKAVADFDAAYLHGLAHEPQSANAF, encoded by the coding sequence ATGCGGGACCGGACACATCACATAGATCTCTTGTTGCGCAAGCTGGCGCTGCTCGAACGGCTCGATGATCAGGAACAGGCGGCGATCGCCGGCCTGCCGTTCGAACTCGAAAACGTGCCGGCGCACCGCATGCTGATCCGCGAAGGCAGTCAGGTGACGCATTGCTCGCTGCTCGTCAGGGGCTTTGCCTGCCGCCACAAGATGGCGCGGACGGGCAAGCGTCAGATCGTGGCGTTCCATATGGCCGGCGACATGATGGATCTGCAACACGCGCTGCTGTCGCGCGCGGACCACAATCTGCAGATGATAACGGACGGCACGGTCGGAACGGTTCCGATCAAGGCGATGAAGGCGGTCTGCCGGGACTTTCCCCGGATTGCCGAGGCATTCGCCAAGGACGCGCTGATCGACGCATCGATCTTCCGCGAATGGGTGCTGAACGTCGGCGGCCGCGATGCGAAGACGCGCGTGGCGCACATGCTGTGCGAATTCGTCGCGCGGCGCGAGGCGATGGGCATCTCCCCGGTCGAGGCGATGCGGCTCCCAATGACGCAGGAACAGATCGGCGATGCGACCGGGCTGACGGCGGTCCACGTCAATCGCATGTTGCGGCTGCTGTCCGAAGAAGGCGCCTTCCGGCACGAAGGTCGCGAGTTGGTGATTTCGGACTGGCCGATGTTGAAGGCGGTGGCGGACTTCGACGCTGCCTATCTTCACGGTTTGGCGCACGAGCCCCAGTCTGCGAACGCATTCTGA
- a CDS encoding DUF6894 family protein, with product MARFYFHLDENGSIVEDFEGIDLPDLAAARASALQAARGIMAHDIEHGRLSLSTYIAIADADGRYLEQLVFRDAVVITGIS from the coding sequence ATGGCCCGGTTCTACTTTCATCTCGACGAAAACGGATCGATCGTCGAGGATTTCGAAGGCATCGATCTGCCGGACCTCGCCGCCGCACGAGCGTCCGCCCTGCAGGCGGCGCGCGGGATCATGGCCCACGATATCGAACATGGCAGGCTCAGCCTGTCCACCTATATCGCGATCGCGGACGCGGATGGGCGCTATCTGGAACAGTTGGTTTTCAGGGATGCGGTCGTCATAACCGGCATCTCGTAA
- a CDS encoding SDR family NAD(P)-dependent oxidoreductase produces the protein MPDTDTPLFAVVTGGSNGIGYALARELLDHGYDVLIAAEDEAHLADAARSLPGDSAVQVLTHAADLSREDGVDNLYRAIGDRPVDVLAINAGVGLGGAFMQTDLQAELRMIDLNVRGAVQLAKLVGRDMVARDSGRMLFTSSIAATMPDPFEAVYGATKVFLRWFAEALRNELKDTGVGVTVLMPSVTDTNFFHRADMDDTRAGTMENKDDPADVARAAFAAMMADKDKVIPSLKNKAMGAVADLLPDAVAAQIHRGLSEPGSGKS, from the coding sequence GTGCCTGACACCGATACCCCGCTTTTTGCCGTCGTCACGGGCGGATCGAACGGAATAGGCTATGCGCTTGCGCGTGAACTTCTGGATCACGGCTATGATGTCCTGATCGCGGCGGAGGATGAAGCGCACCTGGCGGACGCGGCGCGCTCTTTGCCCGGGGACAGCGCCGTACAGGTGCTGACGCACGCCGCCGACCTCTCCCGGGAAGACGGCGTCGACAACCTGTACCGCGCGATCGGCGATCGACCGGTCGACGTACTGGCGATCAATGCCGGCGTCGGGCTGGGCGGGGCGTTCATGCAAACCGATCTGCAGGCGGAATTGCGGATGATCGACCTGAACGTGCGCGGCGCGGTACAGCTGGCCAAGCTCGTCGGCCGGGACATGGTCGCGCGCGACAGCGGCCGGATGCTGTTCACCTCCTCGATCGCAGCGACGATGCCTGATCCGTTCGAGGCGGTTTACGGCGCGACCAAGGTCTTCCTGCGCTGGTTCGCCGAGGCGCTGCGCAACGAACTGAAGGATACCGGTGTCGGCGTCACCGTGCTGATGCCGAGCGTCACCGACACGAACTTCTTCCACCGCGCCGACATGGACGACACCCGCGCCGGTACGATGGAGAATAAGGACGATCCCGCCGATGTCGCCCGCGCCGCATTTGCCGCGATGATGGCCGACAAGGACAAGGTGATCCCGTCGCTGAAGAACAAGGCGATGGGGGCGGTCGCCGACCTGCTGCCCGATGCCGTCGCCGCGCAGATCCACCGCGGGCTTTCCGAACCGGGTTCGGGGAAAAGCTGA
- a CDS encoding CgeB family protein: MKIAFYGSSLVSSYWNGAATYYRGILRDLAARGYDITFYEPDAFGRQQHRDIDPPDYARSVVYPATEAAMRGVLAEAAGADIVVKANGVGVFDAELIAGIVARAAPHAITVFWDVDAAATLDEMRGDPSHPVLRALPDIDMVLTYGGGAPVVDAYRGFGAAQCVPIYNALDPMTHFPVPPDPRFESDLAFLGNRLPDREARVEDFFLRPAAALPERSFLIGGNGWEDKAMPANVRHRGHVYTAEHNAFNCTPKAVLNVARDLDGAYRLLTRDARVRSRRGGGLPDHRCMGGDRAVPETGRGSARRAGRAGRRRLPRGTDAGAGADDRPGGAAARAGGSHLCAARGAGGCFVQTTGGASAGGGVKLVVLGLSLSSSWGNGHATTYRALLQAFAARGHDVLFLERDVPWYADQRDLTDPDWCTLEFYREIGDLERYGAAITNADAVIVGSYVPDGVAIGTFVQERARGVVGFYDIDTPVTLAKLARGDFEYISPRCIPGYDVYLSFTGGPTLEYIEDRYGCPAARPLYCSVDPSRYRPTGAAARWDLSYLGTYSDDRQPTLEALLLEPARALPNHRFVVAGPLYPDGIAWPDNVERIAHLPPSEHAEFYSASRSTLNVTRADMIAAGWAPSVRLFEAAACATPIISDVWRGLDEIFAADREIVMARTTEQVIAALQRDDLGAIGAAGRRRVLGEHTAEHRAAELEAHLVEANGGNARRNARAG, encoded by the coding sequence ATGAAGATCGCTTTCTACGGGTCGAGCCTGGTATCGTCCTACTGGAACGGGGCGGCGACCTATTATCGGGGAATCCTGCGCGATCTTGCGGCGCGGGGCTATGACATCACCTTCTACGAACCCGATGCGTTCGGGCGTCAGCAGCACCGGGATATCGACCCGCCCGATTATGCGCGATCGGTGGTCTATCCCGCGACCGAGGCGGCGATGCGCGGCGTGCTGGCCGAGGCGGCGGGGGCGGACATCGTCGTCAAGGCGAACGGCGTCGGCGTGTTCGATGCGGAACTGATCGCGGGGATCGTCGCGCGCGCCGCGCCGCATGCGATCACCGTGTTCTGGGACGTGGATGCGGCAGCAACGCTGGACGAGATGCGCGGCGATCCGTCGCACCCGGTGCTGCGCGCATTGCCCGATATCGACATGGTGCTGACCTATGGTGGCGGCGCGCCCGTGGTCGATGCCTATCGCGGATTCGGCGCGGCGCAGTGCGTGCCGATCTACAATGCGCTTGACCCCATGACGCATTTCCCGGTGCCGCCCGATCCGCGGTTCGAGTCCGATCTCGCATTCCTGGGGAACCGGCTGCCCGACCGCGAGGCGCGGGTGGAGGACTTCTTCCTGCGCCCCGCCGCCGCGCTGCCCGAACGGTCGTTCCTGATCGGCGGCAACGGGTGGGAGGACAAGGCGATGCCCGCCAATGTCCGGCACCGCGGACACGTCTATACGGCCGAACATAATGCGTTCAATTGCACGCCGAAAGCGGTGCTGAACGTCGCGCGGGATCTCGATGGCGCATATCGGCTTCTCACCCGCGACGCGCGTGTTCGAAGCCGCAGGGGCGGCGGCCTGCCTGATCACCGATGCATGGGAGGGGATCGAGCTGTTCCTGAAACCGGACGAGGAAGTGCTCGTCGCGCGGGACGGGCAGGACGTCGCCGATTACCTCGCGGCACTGACGCCGGAGCGGGCGCGGACGATCGGCCAGGCGGCGCTGCGGCGCGTGCTGGCGGATCACACCTATGCGCTGCGCGGGGCGCAGGTGGATGCTTTGTTCAAACGACAGGCGGCGCGTCGGCGGGTGGCGGCGTGAAGCTCGTCGTGCTGGGGCTCAGCCTGTCCTCATCCTGGGGCAACGGCCATGCGACGACCTATCGCGCACTGTTGCAGGCGTTTGCGGCGCGCGGGCATGACGTGCTGTTCCTCGAACGCGACGTGCCCTGGTATGCCGATCAGCGCGACCTGACCGATCCGGACTGGTGCACGCTGGAATTCTATCGCGAGATCGGGGACCTGGAGCGATACGGGGCGGCGATCACCAATGCCGATGCGGTGATCGTCGGGTCCTACGTGCCGGACGGCGTGGCGATCGGGACGTTCGTGCAGGAACGCGCGCGCGGCGTGGTCGGCTTCTACGACATCGACACGCCCGTAACGCTGGCGAAGCTGGCGCGCGGGGATTTCGAATATATCTCGCCGCGGTGCATTCCGGGATATGACGTCTATCTGTCCTTCACCGGTGGGCCGACGCTGGAGTATATCGAGGATCGCTACGGATGCCCCGCCGCGCGACCATTATATTGTTCGGTGGATCCGTCGCGGTATCGGCCGACCGGGGCAGCCGCGCGGTGGGACCTGTCGTATCTGGGGACGTATAGCGACGACCGTCAGCCGACGCTGGAGGCGCTGTTGCTGGAGCCTGCGCGCGCCTTGCCCAACCACCGTTTCGTGGTCGCGGGGCCGCTTTATCCCGACGGCATTGCGTGGCCGGACAATGTCGAACGCATCGCGCATCTGCCGCCGTCCGAGCATGCCGAGTTCTATTCCGCGTCGCGCTCCACGCTGAACGTGACGCGGGCGGACATGATCGCGGCCGGCTGGGCGCCGTCGGTGCGGTTGTTCGAGGCGGCGGCCTGTGCGACGCCGATCATCTCGGACGTGTGGCGCGGACTGGACGAGATATTCGCGGCGGATCGCGAGATCGTCATGGCGCGCACGACGGAACAGGTAATCGCGGCGTTGCAGCGCGACGATCTGGGGGCAATCGGCGCGGCCGGGCGCCGCCGCGTGCTCGGCGAACATACCGCCGAACACCGTGCCGCCGAACTGGAAGCCCATCTGGTCGAGGCCAACGGGGGCAACGCCCGGCGGAACGCGCGCGCAGGCTAG
- a CDS encoding CgeB family protein, with protein MRIVYFTHSLRSCWNHGNAHFLRGVLRDLIARGHDVAAFEPAGNWSLENLIADAGQAGLEPFRAAYPELSSTPFDPDGPVDALVAEADLVIVHEWNDPALVARIGRLRSGGARFRLLFHDTHHRAVSDPAAIRAFDLSGYDGILAFGEALSEVYRRWGWRHRVWTWHEAADTRLFHPPADESSRDGLVWIGNWGDDERVAELEDFLLAPAAACGIPLDIYGVRYPPGARALLDRFGARYHGWAPNADAPAIFARHMATVHVPRRYYATILPGIPTIRVFEALACGIPLVSAPWSDSEGLFRPGQDYLVARTGEEMASVLRTIRDDPDLRAALVASGLETIRARHTCAHRVDELLDIVAMLDATPRRSAA; from the coding sequence ATGAGGATCGTGTATTTCACGCACTCGCTGCGATCCTGCTGGAACCACGGCAACGCGCATTTCCTGCGCGGTGTGCTGCGCGACCTGATCGCGCGCGGGCACGATGTCGCGGCGTTCGAACCCGCCGGAAACTGGAGCCTCGAAAACCTGATCGCGGATGCGGGGCAGGCGGGGCTGGAGCCGTTCCGGGCTGCCTATCCCGAACTGTCGTCCACGCCGTTCGACCCGGACGGGCCGGTCGATGCGCTCGTCGCGGAGGCCGATCTGGTCATCGTGCACGAATGGAACGATCCCGCACTCGTCGCACGGATCGGCCGATTGCGGTCCGGCGGCGCGCGGTTTAGGTTGCTGTTCCACGACACGCATCACCGCGCGGTCAGCGATCCGGCGGCGATCCGGGCGTTCGACCTGTCCGGCTATGACGGCATATTGGCGTTCGGCGAGGCGCTGTCCGAGGTATATCGCCGCTGGGGCTGGCGCCACCGGGTCTGGACCTGGCACGAGGCGGCGGACACGCGGCTGTTCCATCCGCCTGCCGATGAATCGTCGCGCGACGGGCTGGTCTGGATCGGCAATTGGGGCGATGACGAGCGGGTCGCCGAGCTGGAGGATTTCCTGCTCGCCCCCGCCGCCGCGTGCGGCATACCCCTCGACATATACGGCGTACGTTATCCGCCGGGCGCGCGGGCGCTGCTGGATCGATTTGGCGCGCGGTATCACGGCTGGGCGCCGAATGCCGACGCGCCGGCGATCTTCGCACGGCATATGGCGACGGTGCATGTGCCGCGGCGATATTATGCGACGATCCTGCCGGGCATACCGACGATCCGCGTGTTCGAGGCGCTTGCCTGCGGCATTCCGCTCGTCTCGGCACCGTGGTCGGACAGCGAAGGCCTGTTCCGGCCGGGGCAGGATTATCTGGTCGCGCGAACCGGCGAAGAGATGGCGAGTGTGCTGCGCACGATCCGGGACGATCCCGATCTGCGAGCCGCTCTCGTCGCGTCGGGGTTGGAGACGATCCGCGCGCGCCACACCTGTGCGCACCGCGTGGACGAACTGCTCGACATCGTCGCCATGCTGGACGCCACGCCGCGAAGGAGTGCCGCATGA
- a CDS encoding glycosyltransferase family 4 protein — translation MSTDAVGGVWTYAIDLSRALGEAGIETILVTTGPGPSDAQRRTVGAIETIRLIETDAPLDWLAPDAASIATAGQRIAALARSHDVDLVQVNAPALAADVAFDRPVVAATHSCLATWWDAVETGPMPADFRWRVALTQAGLLAADTVVAPSHAFAAATRRVHRLPVMPHVVHNGRASVRPATRSETGADHAFTAGRLWDRGKNLVVLDRAAELGAPIVAAGPLIGPGGDGTPFDHLTCLGTLDPAALNDRIAARPIFVSAALYEPFGLAILEAAQAGCALVLSDIPTFREVWGDVACFVPARDVAGFADAIKRLLADPAERARRGEAAAKASRQFTATAMRDGMIAVYASVVRSVSGRAAA, via the coding sequence ATGTCCACCGATGCCGTCGGCGGCGTCTGGACGTATGCGATCGATCTGTCCCGTGCGCTGGGCGAGGCTGGGATCGAGACGATTCTCGTCACGACCGGGCCGGGTCCGAGCGATGCGCAGCGGCGCACGGTCGGCGCGATCGAAACCATCCGGCTGATCGAGACGGACGCACCGCTCGACTGGCTGGCACCGGACGCCGCCTCGATCGCCACAGCGGGACAGAGGATCGCAGCGCTCGCCCGGTCGCACGATGTCGATCTGGTGCAGGTGAACGCGCCCGCGTTGGCCGCCGACGTCGCGTTCGACCGGCCAGTCGTCGCGGCAACCCATTCCTGCCTCGCGACGTGGTGGGATGCCGTGGAGACCGGGCCGATGCCGGCGGATTTCCGCTGGCGGGTCGCGTTGACGCAGGCGGGGTTGCTCGCCGCGGATACGGTCGTCGCGCCGAGCCACGCCTTTGCGGCGGCGACGCGGCGCGTGCATCGCCTGCCGGTCATGCCTCACGTCGTGCATAACGGGCGTGCGTCGGTTCGCCCTGCAACGCGTTCAGAAACCGGTGCCGATCATGCCTTCACCGCGGGCCGGCTGTGGGATCGCGGCAAGAATCTGGTCGTGCTGGACCGCGCGGCGGAACTTGGCGCGCCGATCGTCGCGGCCGGGCCGCTGATCGGGCCGGGTGGCGACGGTACGCCGTTCGATCATCTGACGTGTCTGGGGACGCTGGACCCGGCGGCGCTCAACGACCGGATCGCGGCACGCCCGATCTTCGTATCCGCGGCCTTGTACGAGCCGTTCGGACTGGCGATCCTGGAAGCGGCGCAGGCTGGGTGTGCATTGGTGCTGTCCGACATCCCCACCTTTCGCGAAGTGTGGGGGGACGTCGCATGCTTCGTCCCGGCACGCGACGTCGCAGGGTTTGCGGATGCGATCAAGCGTCTCCTAGCTGACCCGGCCGAACGCGCGCGGCGCGGCGAGGCGGCGGCGAAGGCCTCGCGGCAATTCACCGCAACCGCGATGCGTGACGGAATGATCGCGGTCTATGCGTCGGTGGTCCGGTCGGTATCGGGGCGGGCGGCGGCATGA
- a CDS encoding NAD-dependent epimerase/dehydratase family protein → MTQATDDRPVLITGGAGFIGSNLADRLAGEGRRVRIYDALARDGVEANLHWLTERHGDRIEAVVADIRDDVLLAEAACDAKAVFHFAAQVAVTTSMIDPREDFEVNILGTLNLLEALRRRGNATPVIFASTNKVYGDLSDLYFDCGSNGYVPTDPEVRAHGIGETRPLDFHTPYGCSKGAADQYVLDYARSFGVPAAVLRMSCIYGRRQMGTEDQGWVAHFLIRALERRPITLYGDGRQVRDILDVSDAVSAYVAAWRRIDRVSGRAFNLGGGPDNAVSLRGLIDYIGTLLERDVDLRSGDWRAGDQRYFVADARAAQAALELPPRRDWRAGVAALARWLAETRGIALPVHHPDAAERAA, encoded by the coding sequence ATGACACAGGCGACGGACGATCGTCCGGTCCTGATCACCGGGGGCGCGGGCTTTATCGGGTCGAACCTTGCGGACCGGCTGGCGGGCGAGGGGCGCCGTGTCCGCATCTACGACGCGCTGGCGCGGGACGGCGTGGAAGCGAACCTGCACTGGCTGACCGAACGGCATGGCGACCGGATCGAGGCCGTCGTCGCCGATATTCGCGATGACGTCCTGCTGGCGGAGGCGGCATGCGACGCGAAGGCGGTGTTCCATTTCGCCGCGCAGGTCGCGGTCACGACGAGCATGATCGACCCGCGCGAGGATTTCGAGGTCAATATCCTCGGCACGCTGAACCTGCTGGAGGCGCTGCGTCGGCGCGGCAATGCGACGCCGGTGATCTTCGCGTCGACCAACAAGGTGTATGGCGACTTGTCCGACCTGTATTTCGACTGCGGTTCGAACGGCTATGTCCCGACCGATCCGGAAGTCCGGGCACACGGCATCGGAGAGACCCGTCCGCTCGATTTCCATACGCCCTATGGCTGTTCGAAGGGCGCGGCGGACCAGTATGTGCTGGATTATGCTCGCAGCTTCGGCGTGCCGGCGGCAGTGCTGCGGATGAGTTGCATCTATGGCCGGCGCCAGATGGGGACGGAGGATCAGGGCTGGGTCGCGCATTTCCTGATCCGCGCGCTCGAACGGCGGCCGATTACGTTGTACGGCGACGGCCGTCAGGTGCGCGACATACTGGACGTGAGCGACGCGGTGTCGGCTTATGTCGCGGCGTGGCGGCGGATCGATCGGGTTTCCGGACGCGCGTTCAACCTTGGCGGCGGGCCCGACAATGCGGTCAGCCTGCGCGGGTTGATCGACTATATCGGCACGCTGCTTGAACGCGACGTCGACCTGCGATCGGGGGACTGGCGCGCGGGGGACCAGCGCTATTTCGTCGCGGATGCGCGCGCCGCGCAGGCCGCGCTGGAACTGCCGCCGCGCCGGGACTGGCGGGCGGGGGTCGCGGCACTGGCGCGATGGCTGGCCGAGACGCGCGGGATCGCGCTACCTGTCCATCACCCCGACGCAGCCGAGCGCGCGGCATGA
- a CDS encoding NAD-dependent epimerase/dehydratase family protein, giving the protein MTETILITGGAGFIGRSVARELLGRGHRVRVLDSLIDQVHGTVDGSRMLDPEAELVRGDVRDKTAVAWALRGVDSVVHLAAEVGVGQSMYEVERYTSTNDVGTAVLFEALIDQPVRRVVTASSMSIYGEGLYRDADGTLIEDAERRGLKDGLSNWEPVDSAGRPLTPVATPEWKCPNLASIYALNKYVQERTTHIMSAPYGIEGVCLRLFNVYGPGQALSNPYTGVLAIFASRLLNGQQPMIFEDGEQRRDFVHVGDVARAFADALTLPQAAGGTFNIGSGHDRSVREIATDLAQAMGKNDLTPQIVGKARIGDIRHCFCDTTLAAERLGFHARQDFGAGLAELAGWVAEQTATDRVDQMRAELEARGLVA; this is encoded by the coding sequence ATGACGGAGACGATTCTGATCACCGGCGGCGCCGGGTTCATCGGCCGGTCCGTGGCGCGGGAGTTATTGGGGCGGGGGCACCGGGTGCGGGTGCTGGATAGCCTGATCGACCAGGTCCACGGCACGGTCGATGGATCGAGGATGCTCGATCCCGAGGCGGAACTGGTCCGCGGCGACGTGCGTGACAAGACTGCCGTCGCCTGGGCGCTGCGTGGCGTCGACAGCGTCGTGCATCTCGCGGCGGAGGTCGGCGTCGGCCAGTCGATGTACGAAGTGGAGCGCTACACATCGACCAACGATGTCGGCACCGCCGTGTTGTTCGAGGCGCTGATCGATCAGCCGGTGCGCCGCGTCGTCACGGCGTCGTCCATGTCGATCTATGGCGAAGGCCTGTACCGCGACGCGGACGGCACGCTGATCGAGGATGCCGAGCGGCGGGGATTGAAGGACGGACTGTCCAACTGGGAACCAGTGGACTCCGCGGGACGACCGCTGACGCCCGTCGCGACGCCCGAATGGAAGTGCCCCAATCTCGCGTCGATCTACGCGCTCAACAAATATGTGCAGGAACGCACGACGCACATCATGTCCGCGCCATACGGCATCGAGGGCGTGTGCCTGCGGCTGTTCAACGTGTATGGGCCGGGTCAGGCGCTGTCGAACCCCTATACGGGCGTGCTGGCGATCTTCGCGTCGCGGCTGTTGAACGGCCAGCAGCCGATGATCTTCGAAGACGGCGAACAGCGGCGGGACTTCGTGCATGTCGGCGACGTGGCGCGCGCCTTTGCCGATGCGCTGACGTTGCCGCAGGCGGCGGGCGGTACGTTCAACATCGGATCTGGCCACGATCGATCCGTGCGCGAGATCGCGACCGATCTGGCGCAGGCGATGGGCAAGAACGACCTGACCCCGCAGATCGTCGGCAAGGCGCGGATCGGCGACATCCGGCACTGCTTCTGCGACACGACGCTGGCTGCCGAACGGCTGGGCTTTCACGCAAGGCAGGATTTCGGGGCAGGATTGGCCGAACTCGCCGGATGGGTCGCCGAGCAGACCGCGACCGATCGCGTCGATCAGATGCGCGCCGAACTGGAAGCGCGGGGTCTGGTCGCATGA
- a CDS encoding histidine phosphatase family protein encodes MSILLIRHAPHGQLGETLSGRTPGVLLGEVGLVLADRLAERLSGHAIDRVQASPLDRTMQTARPIAQACGCAVEPVEALNEVDFGDWSGHTFAELSRDPLWSRWNHVRSQVTPPGGEPMADAQSRIVSHMQETAQANDGATIAMVTHCDMIRAAVARVLGLSLDNLLRFDVDPGSITHVVIDESGARLAGLNERPAL; translated from the coding sequence GTGTCCATCTTGCTGATCCGCCATGCGCCGCATGGGCAACTTGGCGAGACGCTCTCGGGACGGACGCCGGGCGTGCTGCTGGGTGAAGTGGGCCTCGTTCTGGCCGATCGCCTCGCCGAGCGACTGTCCGGGCACGCGATCGACCGTGTGCAGGCCAGCCCGCTCGATCGCACGATGCAGACCGCCCGGCCGATCGCGCAGGCCTGCGGTTGCGCGGTCGAACCGGTCGAGGCGCTGAACGAAGTCGATTTCGGCGACTGGTCCGGCCACACCTTCGCCGAGCTGTCCCGCGATCCGCTCTGGTCGCGCTGGAACCACGTCCGCAGCCAGGTGACGCCGCCGGGCGGCGAGCCCATGGCCGACGCGCAGTCGCGGATCGTGTCGCACATGCAGGAGACGGCGCAAGCGAACGACGGCGCGACGATCGCGATGGTCACGCATTGCGACATGATCCGCGCGGCCGTCGCACGGGTTCTCGGCCTGTCGCTCGACAATCTCCTGCGGTTCGACGTCGATCCTGGGTCGATAACGCACGTCGTCATCGACGAGTCCGGCGCGAGACTGGCCGGATTGAACGAACGGCCCGCGCTATGA